In the genome of Hallerella porci, one region contains:
- the yihA gene encoding ribosome biogenesis GTP-binding protein YihA/YsxC produces MNETMMNITAEFTTAATKLSQIPDDGLPQVAFLGRSNAGKSSLLNALSGKKKLVRISSKPGKTREINFFKINQAFYLVDLPGVGFAGVDFNKMSEMENGIRAYVEKSKNLRGIIYLIDSKVGLQPIDVETIENVRAAGCPILPVMSKCDKANQSEQAKTRNAIQKILGNDVKPLRLSVLKKVGMEEIWQEILSTVAVEAK; encoded by the coding sequence ATGAACGAAACGATGATGAATATCACCGCTGAATTTACGACCGCTGCGACAAAACTTTCGCAGATTCCGGATGATGGACTTCCGCAAGTTGCCTTTCTCGGGCGATCGAACGCGGGAAAATCTTCGCTTTTAAATGCGCTCTCGGGCAAGAAAAAACTCGTCCGCATTAGTTCAAAGCCGGGAAAAACTCGGGAAATCAATTTCTTTAAAATCAATCAAGCGTTTTATTTAGTCGATCTTCCGGGAGTTGGATTCGCCGGCGTCGATTTTAACAAGATGAGTGAAATGGAAAATGGCATCCGCGCTTATGTGGAAAAATCCAAAAATCTTCGCGGCATCATTTATCTCATCGATTCGAAAGTGGGATTACAACCCATCGATGTGGAAACAATTGAAAATGTCCGCGCGGCGGGCTGTCCCATTCTCCCGGTGATGAGCAAATGCGATAAAGCGAATCAATCCGAACAAGCGAAGACGCGCAACGCGATTCAAAAAATTCTCGGGAACGATGTGAAACCGCTGCGTTTAAGCGTGCTCAAAAAAGTCGGCATGGAAGAAATTTGGCAAGAAATTCTTTCGACGGTTGCGGTTGAGGCAAAATGA
- a CDS encoding EAL and HDOD domain-containing protein gives MNPVESPAYLARQPILDSHQGIFAYELLFRDSPDNRAVIHNGVRETAQVLENVLNNIGLARLVGNHKAFINCSRQMLLDGIFGPLDSDRFVLEILESVSAEKDIVEIVKKYHARGFEFALDDVVFEPENLKRLEEFFPYIKYVKLDLIENSPEALKAAVPYFKERGMMLLAEKVETEEEFKERLSEGYDLFQGFFFAQPEIVRGKRIDGSLAFILHLLQFLRGEPSFTDIEKVFSEQEALSKSLVQYANSQKSYRRRPIETVQDAIAWLGIPQIRDWLMLLLYAQPEMGGRAQGTALFQNVSQRACFVEALAEDIDAEGPLSAQAFITAIISRMDALVKAPMPTILEDLKVDKEITQALLHGSGKLGTLLALAEAVENDRQERVGTLMKRLSLSNENLVKALNAAYGNSHG, from the coding sequence ATGAATCCAGTAGAATCTCCTGCGTACTTGGCGCGCCAACCGATTTTAGATTCGCACCAAGGCATTTTTGCTTATGAACTTTTGTTCCGCGATTCTCCGGATAATCGTGCGGTAATCCACAACGGTGTCCGTGAAACGGCGCAAGTTCTTGAAAATGTGCTGAACAATATCGGGCTTGCAAGACTCGTAGGAAATCACAAAGCGTTTATCAACTGCAGCCGTCAAATGCTTTTAGACGGCATCTTTGGTCCGCTGGATTCAGACCGTTTCGTCTTAGAAATTTTGGAATCGGTTTCTGCTGAAAAAGACATCGTTGAAATTGTCAAAAAATATCACGCCCGCGGATTTGAATTTGCGCTCGACGATGTCGTCTTTGAACCAGAAAATCTCAAACGCTTAGAAGAATTTTTCCCGTATATCAAATATGTGAAACTCGATTTAATCGAAAATTCTCCGGAAGCGTTAAAGGCTGCTGTTCCGTATTTTAAAGAACGCGGAATGATGTTACTTGCCGAAAAAGTGGAAACCGAAGAAGAATTCAAAGAACGATTGAGCGAAGGCTACGATTTGTTCCAAGGATTCTTTTTTGCGCAGCCGGAAATCGTCCGCGGAAAACGCATCGATGGCTCGCTCGCTTTCATTTTGCATTTGCTTCAATTTTTGCGCGGCGAACCTTCGTTTACCGATATCGAAAAAGTTTTTTCCGAACAAGAAGCGCTTTCGAAAAGTTTGGTGCAATACGCCAATTCGCAAAAGTCCTATCGCCGTCGCCCGATCGAAACCGTTCAAGATGCGATTGCGTGGTTAGGCATTCCGCAAATTCGCGATTGGTTAATGCTTTTACTTTATGCGCAACCCGAAATGGGTGGACGCGCGCAAGGGACTGCACTCTTTCAAAATGTATCGCAGCGGGCTTGTTTCGTCGAAGCTCTCGCCGAAGATATTGACGCCGAAGGTCCTCTTTCGGCGCAGGCATTTATCACCGCGATTATCAGCCGCATGGACGCCCTTGTCAAAGCGCCGATGCCCACGATTTTGGAAGATTTAAAAGTCGATAAAGAAATAACGCAAGCGCTTCTCCACGGTTCGGGAAAATTGGGAACTCTTTTAGCGCTCGCCGAAGCGGTAGAAAATGACCGCCAAGAACGCGTCGGCACTTTGATGAAACGCCTTTCGCTTTCGAATGAAAATTTGGTAAAAGCGTTAAACGCTGCTTACGGAAACAGCCATGGTTGA
- a CDS encoding bifunctional folylpolyglutamate synthase/dihydrofolate synthase — MNHAGLDYLHSLAPLGMTGDLKNMERLLEVFQHPEKNFQTIHVVGTDGKGSTAYYLSKILTAHGISAGLYTSPHLVNVRERIRIDDIPISEENFNRLLLQVKAASEKTHTFISFFEVVTLVCFLYFAEEKVGAAVVEAGLGGRLDSTRTARGNFAILTSIGLEHTELLGKTESAILHEKLGILSPQATMFVGGISNELVRDAEEFVRAIPAKIVQPEILEDLKLLNAGHHYIENASLSFAAAEKFLGEKFSETTARNALKNAQWLGRMQKLIDANGKFCWLLDGAHNPHAVKRLAETLESDYPNQKFHCIFGALKDKAIEEMIPMMAPHISVWHVTRTPYERFREIDEVSQELKSLGCQVGTSAPMSEEFLQAVQTEANSPVLITGSLYMIGAAIQLLKEKFDSLKFFREMEMTASETHKPIHR, encoded by the coding sequence ATGAATCACGCTGGATTAGATTATTTGCATTCTCTCGCTCCGCTTGGGATGACGGGAGATTTAAAAAATATGGAACGCCTTTTAGAAGTGTTTCAGCATCCTGAGAAAAATTTTCAAACGATTCATGTCGTCGGCACAGACGGCAAAGGTTCTACCGCTTATTATCTTTCCAAAATTTTAACAGCGCACGGAATTTCCGCGGGGCTTTACACGAGCCCGCATTTGGTGAACGTGCGGGAACGCATCCGCATTGACGACATTCCGATTTCCGAAGAAAATTTTAATCGCTTGCTTTTGCAAGTCAAAGCAGCTTCCGAAAAAACGCACACGTTCATCTCTTTTTTCGAAGTGGTGACTTTAGTTTGCTTCTTGTATTTTGCCGAAGAAAAAGTCGGCGCTGCAGTTGTTGAAGCAGGACTCGGCGGACGTTTAGATTCCACGCGGACAGCGCGAGGAAATTTCGCAATTCTCACGAGCATCGGGCTTGAGCATACCGAACTTTTGGGAAAAACCGAGTCTGCGATTTTGCACGAAAAATTGGGAATTCTTTCTCCGCAGGCGACGATGTTTGTCGGCGGCATTTCAAATGAACTTGTCCGCGATGCCGAAGAATTTGTCCGCGCAATTCCCGCAAAAATTGTCCAACCGGAAATTCTCGAAGATTTAAAACTTTTGAATGCGGGACATCATTACATCGAAAATGCTTCGCTTTCTTTTGCCGCTGCAGAAAAATTTCTCGGCGAAAAATTTTCCGAAACGACCGCGCGCAATGCGTTAAAAAATGCGCAGTGGCTCGGGCGCATGCAAAAGTTAATCGATGCGAACGGAAAATTCTGCTGGCTTTTAGACGGCGCTCATAATCCGCATGCGGTGAAACGCTTAGCCGAAACATTAGAATCCGATTATCCGAATCAAAAATTTCATTGTATTTTTGGCGCGCTCAAAGACAAAGCTATTGAAGAAATGATTCCGATGATGGCGCCGCATATTTCGGTGTGGCATGTGACGCGGACGCCCTACGAACGCTTCCGCGAAATTGACGAAGTTTCTCAGGAATTAAAATCGCTCGGTTGTCAAGTTGGCACGTCGGCACCGATGTCAGAAGAATTTTTGCAGGCGGTTCAAACCGAAGCGAATTCACCCGTTCTCATCACCGGTTCGCTGTATATGATAGGCGCAGCCATTCAACTTTTAAAAGAAAAATTTGATAGCTTAAAATTTTTCCGCGAAATGGAAATGACTGCAAGCGAAACGCACAAACCGATTCATCGTTGA
- a CDS encoding MlaD family protein, giving the protein MDLSGLLVGVFLTFTLMVFLFVLYARLTSVGVIGVEEYKLYSYFDKAQGLHPGTEVQINGVRVGHVSDLKIDASGKVRMEFTLKREFQPWITDRAMIFAIRDQNVISERVINIDVSKGEGRILDDGDMIVAGKAQDIETVLETLNEVLERVTVLIDAADTLVALTMDTNTTIGALLGSKLVYEKLNTQLDRLDHFSYEGVKLLDVLSGEVPRILYRTDTLTQKLFTMTDALEGTPQKVNNLFNSIDDVFGRLNGTVDSLGRMVGGVNDLVTRGEETLHSADNLIEGASNMWIIRRSIPKRDSVPFVAEDAW; this is encoded by the coding sequence ATGGATCTCTCTGGCCTTTTGGTCGGCGTGTTTCTCACATTTACTTTGATGGTCTTCTTGTTCGTTTTATACGCGCGCTTAACTTCGGTCGGTGTCATCGGCGTCGAAGAATATAAACTTTACAGTTACTTTGATAAAGCGCAAGGTCTGCACCCGGGAACCGAAGTACAAATTAACGGCGTGCGGGTCGGTCACGTTTCCGATTTAAAAATTGACGCATCGGGAAAAGTGCGGATGGAATTTACTCTCAAACGAGAATTTCAACCGTGGATTACTGACCGCGCAATGATTTTTGCAATCCGCGATCAGAATGTGATTTCAGAACGCGTCATCAACATCGATGTGAGCAAAGGCGAAGGCCGCATCCTCGATGATGGTGATATGATTGTCGCCGGAAAAGCGCAAGACATTGAAACCGTTCTCGAAACATTAAATGAAGTCCTCGAACGTGTGACGGTTTTAATCGATGCCGCAGATACTCTCGTCGCCCTCACGATGGATACGAATACGACAATCGGCGCGCTTCTCGGATCGAAACTCGTTTACGAAAAATTGAATACGCAGCTCGATCGCTTGGATCATTTCTCGTATGAAGGCGTGAAACTTTTGGATGTGCTCAGCGGAGAAGTGCCGCGAATTCTTTACCGCACCGATACGCTCACGCAGAAACTTTTCACGATGACCGATGCGTTGGAAGGAACGCCGCAAAAAGTCAACAATTTGTTTAATTCCATCGACGATGTCTTCGGACGTTTGAATGGAACGGTGGATTCGCTCGGACGCATGGTGGGCGGCGTCAACGATCTCGTGACCCGCGGCGAAGAAACTCTCCACAGCGCAGACAATTTAATTGAAGGTGCATCGAATATGTGGATTATTCGCCGCTCGATTCCGAAACGCGATTCGGTTCCGTTTGTCGCGGAGGATGCATGGTAA
- a CDS encoding carbohydrate-binding domain-containing protein, translating to MKQNFWKWTCAAAAFTFFACSSDSSSTAPAEELSSSSQSQESSSSFTENPSVESSNSSVENPEKDDPSDNENADTDTLSTSTWLTWDVPAPKSGTYTAPDSAVMVSLQDENISVTNAGTKSVSVSGNQLLIGSGGLYVLSGNLSDGQILINVIKTAKVELVLNGVQIHNSKNAPIFFVEGDKVKLELVEGSVNVLSDSRHYEFMNVGTYTEADSVPKACLYSREDMTIGGNGTLYVTGNYNNGIHTKADLVIKDSPKIYVNAVNNALKGKGSVRIKEGGEYYLRTGDGSGISSDKVGNLEKGRIAISTGKFKMDVGNAGVKATNLDSIGNGTFEIRTKNGDAFHAETVQIFEGDYSIESGDEAFNASKNLMLVNGSAEITKSSKPFIGSENFTISEGRWFGLGGGFDSTMIPKSAEIFTAVLNLSEEVKKGAEVSIQNEEGTVILTATAEKNIQSIFAATSEFSAGQYKVVIDSQTLCSFTFDASNKIATQCVN from the coding sequence ATGAAACAGAATTTTTGGAAATGGACTTGCGCAGCGGCTGCGTTTACATTTTTCGCTTGCTCTTCGGATTCTTCGTCAACGGCTCCCGCAGAAGAATTGAGCAGCTCTTCTCAATCTCAAGAATCGTCGTCGAGTTTCACCGAAAATCCTTCGGTGGAATCTTCCAATTCTTCGGTAGAAAATCCGGAAAAAGACGATCCTTCGGACAACGAAAATGCGGATACCGATACGCTTAGCACAAGTACTTGGCTTACGTGGGATGTTCCCGCTCCGAAATCGGGAACTTATACAGCGCCGGATTCTGCGGTAATGGTTTCGCTTCAAGATGAAAATATTTCTGTCACGAATGCGGGCACAAAATCGGTTTCCGTTTCGGGAAATCAACTGCTTATCGGAAGCGGTGGTTTGTATGTGCTCAGCGGAAATCTTTCCGATGGACAAATTTTAATCAACGTCATCAAAACGGCAAAAGTCGAATTGGTTTTGAACGGCGTTCAAATTCACAATTCTAAAAATGCGCCGATTTTCTTTGTCGAAGGCGATAAAGTCAAATTGGAACTTGTCGAAGGCTCGGTGAATGTTCTTTCGGACTCGCGCCATTATGAATTTATGAATGTGGGCACTTACACCGAAGCGGATTCGGTTCCGAAAGCTTGTCTTTATTCGCGTGAAGATATGACCATCGGCGGAAACGGCACTCTTTATGTGACGGGAAATTACAACAACGGCATTCACACGAAAGCGGATTTGGTGATTAAAGACTCACCGAAAATTTATGTGAACGCGGTGAATAATGCATTAAAAGGAAAAGGTTCGGTCCGCATTAAAGAGGGCGGCGAATATTACTTGCGCACGGGCGATGGCTCGGGAATTTCTTCGGATAAGGTTGGCAATTTGGAAAAAGGACGCATCGCTATCAGCACGGGAAAATTCAAAATGGATGTCGGAAACGCCGGCGTGAAAGCGACCAATCTCGATTCTATCGGAAACGGAACTTTTGAAATTCGCACGAAAAACGGCGACGCATTCCACGCCGAAACCGTTCAAATTTTTGAAGGCGATTATTCCATTGAATCGGGCGACGAAGCTTTTAATGCAAGCAAAAATTTAATGCTTGTAAACGGCAGCGCAGAAATTACAAAAAGTTCAAAACCGTTCATCGGCTCGGAGAATTTTACCATTTCCGAAGGTCGTTGGTTTGGTCTCGGCGGCGGCTTTGATTCAACGATGATTCCGAAGTCTGCAGAAATTTTTACCGCCGTTTTGAATCTTTCTGAAGAAGTGAAAAAAGGCGCAGAAGTTTCCATTCAAAATGAGGAAGGAACCGTTATTTTGACGGCGACCGCAGAAAAAAATATTCAATCGATTTTTGCGGCCACTTCGGAATTTTCCGCAGGACAATATAAGGTTGTCATCGATTCTCAAACGCTTTGCTCGTTTACATTTGACGCATCCAATAAAATCGCTACGCAATGCGTCAATTAG
- the hisG gene encoding ATP phosphoribosyltransferase, with protein sequence MIKVALPNKGMLFDPTQELLKECGYKASKPYKTLTQIDAKNDIEFFFLRPSDIPMYVGRGIIDAGITGIDFNAEAKSPAVKVLDLPFGASKMCAAVPNESPVQSLDELKNSTIATSFPNIVSGYYKKDMNFVVLEGAVEISVSLGVADAIVDVVETGTTLKQAGLRIVGEPLFRSNAALFCHPQKQDLEEVHTLIRRIEGKLVAKNYMMIEYDCPADILDKACKLTPGLDAPTISKLHGRDWYAVKAMVPQEEANAIMDKLWDAGARSILLFAIKSARI encoded by the coding sequence ATGATTAAAGTCGCTCTTCCCAATAAAGGAATGCTCTTTGACCCGACTCAAGAGCTTTTAAAAGAATGCGGTTACAAGGCTTCGAAGCCTTACAAGACTTTGACGCAAATCGATGCGAAGAATGATATTGAATTTTTCTTCTTGCGTCCGAGCGATATTCCGATGTATGTCGGCCGCGGCATTATCGATGCGGGAATTACCGGAATTGATTTTAACGCCGAAGCAAAAAGTCCTGCGGTAAAAGTTTTGGATTTGCCGTTTGGCGCTTCGAAAATGTGCGCTGCAGTTCCGAACGAAAGTCCGGTGCAATCTTTGGACGAACTCAAAAATTCGACGATTGCGACGAGTTTCCCGAATATCGTGAGCGGCTACTACAAAAAAGACATGAATTTCGTCGTGCTAGAAGGCGCTGTCGAAATTTCGGTGAGCTTAGGAGTTGCCGATGCGATTGTCGATGTCGTCGAAACGGGAACGACTTTAAAACAAGCGGGACTTCGCATTGTTGGGGAACCGCTCTTCCGCAGTAACGCGGCTTTATTCTGCCATCCGCAGAAACAAGATTTAGAAGAAGTTCACACGCTCATTCGCCGCATCGAAGGCAAGCTCGTCGCCAAAAATTACATGATGATCGAGTACGATTGCCCTGCGGATATTTTGGACAAAGCGTGCAAACTCACTCCGGGTTTGGATGCGCCGACGATTTCCAAATTGCATGGTCGCGATTGGTATGCGGTCAAAGCGATGGTTCCGCAAGAAGAAGCGAACGCCATTATGGATAAGCTTTGGGATGCGGGCGCACGCAGCATTCTTCTCTTCGCCATCAAGTCCGCGAGAATTTAA
- the pth gene encoding aminoacyl-tRNA hydrolase — translation MYLIVGLGNPGTQYANTHHNAGFAAVEKLADANREWKSEHKALTQKVSVAGEEVLLAKPQTFMNLSGEAVQALMTWYKVKADHLLVFSDDINLDVGRIRVRASGSHGGQNGLRNIIEHIGDKFPRVRFGVGKCPPKWDLANWVLSKFPPEDREAFENAIAKVPALVECYFKFGIKKCMEKFNGK, via the coding sequence ATGTATTTAATCGTTGGACTTGGAAATCCGGGAACGCAATATGCGAACACGCATCACAACGCAGGATTTGCTGCAGTTGAAAAATTAGCGGACGCAAACCGCGAATGGAAATCCGAACACAAAGCGCTCACGCAAAAAGTGTCCGTCGCCGGCGAAGAAGTTCTTCTCGCAAAGCCGCAGACGTTTATGAATCTCTCGGGCGAAGCGGTGCAAGCGCTCATGACTTGGTACAAAGTCAAAGCGGATCATCTTCTCGTTTTTTCGGACGATATCAATTTAGATGTGGGGCGCATTCGCGTTCGCGCGAGCGGCAGTCACGGCGGACAAAATGGTCTGCGCAATATCATCGAACACATCGGCGATAAATTTCCGCGGGTGCGTTTCGGCGTCGGAAAATGCCCGCCGAAATGGGATTTGGCAAATTGGGTGCTTTCAAAATTTCCGCCCGAAGACCGCGAAGCTTTTGAAAATGCCATCGCAAAAGTTCCCGCATTAGTCGAATGTTATTTTAAATTCGGCATTAAAAAATGCATGGAAAAATTTAACGGAAAATAA
- a CDS encoding type II toxin-antitoxin system RelE/ParE family toxin, whose translation MITVYKTEYFTRWFNRLRDARARAKIAMRILQTECGNFGDSKSVGDGVLEMRIDYARENNEVVILLAGGDKSTQQKDIAKAKEIKNEKEKS comes from the coding sequence ATGATTACCGTTTATAAGACGGAATATTTTACCCGCTGGTTTAATCGATTGCGTGATGCTAGAGCGCGAGCAAAGATTGCAATGCGGATTCTGCAAACGGAATGCGGAAATTTTGGAGATTCAAAATCTGTTGGCGACGGCGTGCTTGAAATGCGAATTGATTATGCTCGAGAAAATAATGAAGTCGTTATTTTGCTTGCAGGTGGAGACAAGTCCACTCAGCAAAAAGATATTGCCAAGGCGAAGGAAATAAAAAATGAAAAAGAAAAAAGTTGA
- a CDS encoding ABC transporter permease → MKIHRTLDDWTFFGSVFNKIGRRFLSTVFGCQLLLFFQTIHSIFAEGRNFKRDMQSIIQQIYFTAVEVFPVLFVVAALAGTVTIVEALTVMPRVGFSNSFGGLMVAVIIREVGPILTAFLIAGRSGSALTTMIGTMSINSEVDALATLGVNPVRYLVMPALIGGVISMLIATVLFSVCGISAGFLITKFLIAVSGESLNLNLSWHFLSASILASLTVTDFALAVIKPIFFGIFIFINACYRGLTIRRDIRQVPKATSRSVIYSFLYVIVLDVLFSFFYIFDYATQMSRII, encoded by the coding sequence ATGAAAATTCACAGAACACTGGATGACTGGACTTTTTTCGGCTCGGTGTTCAATAAAATCGGGCGACGATTTTTGTCAACGGTTTTCGGTTGCCAACTGCTTTTATTTTTTCAAACGATTCATTCGATTTTTGCAGAAGGTCGCAATTTTAAACGCGACATGCAAAGTATTATTCAGCAAATTTATTTTACAGCGGTCGAAGTTTTCCCCGTGCTTTTTGTGGTCGCAGCACTTGCCGGAACGGTGACGATTGTCGAAGCGCTCACGGTGATGCCTCGCGTCGGATTTTCGAATTCATTCGGCGGCTTAATGGTCGCGGTCATTATCCGCGAAGTCGGTCCCATTTTGACGGCTTTTTTAATTGCAGGCCGTAGCGGTTCTGCGCTCACGACGATGATTGGGACAATGTCCATTAACTCCGAAGTGGATGCGCTTGCAACTCTCGGCGTAAATCCGGTGCGCTATTTGGTAATGCCCGCTTTAATCGGCGGCGTCATTTCGATGCTCATCGCAACGGTTCTGTTTTCTGTCTGCGGAATTAGCGCGGGCTTTTTAATCACCAAATTTTTAATCGCCGTCTCGGGCGAATCTTTGAATTTAAATCTCTCGTGGCATTTTCTTTCGGCGTCTATTCTCGCGTCATTAACCGTTACCGATTTTGCACTTGCTGTGATTAAACCGATTTTCTTTGGCATATTTATTTTCATCAACGCTTGTTATCGCGGACTCACGATTCGTCGCGACATTCGTCAAGTGCCAAAGGCGACATCGCGCTCGGTGATTTATTCTTTCTTGTATGTCATCGTTTTGGATGTGCTCTTTTCCTTCTTTTACATTTTCGATTATGCCACGCAAATGTCGAGGATTATTTAA
- the recR gene encoding recombination mediator RecR, with translation MVEPPSLEKLVREFASLPGIGKKTARRLAYFVLNRPRENTDSLTQAIAEACEKVKRCSLCHSFAEEDPCPLCKARAGSKSICVVEKFSDILPFENAGIYHGLYFVLGGVLSPLDGIGPEHLHIPQLIQRIQDEKIEEIIFALGSSPEADSTILLIDKLLAHLPVKRTSLARGIPMGSELEYIDEVTVLRAFESRTGI, from the coding sequence ATGGTTGAGCCGCCAAGCCTCGAAAAATTGGTGCGGGAATTTGCGTCGCTTCCGGGAATTGGAAAAAAAACTGCGCGACGTCTTGCTTATTTTGTATTAAATCGTCCGCGTGAAAATACAGACTCGCTCACGCAAGCCATCGCCGAAGCTTGCGAAAAAGTAAAACGCTGCAGCCTGTGTCATTCTTTTGCCGAAGAAGATCCGTGTCCGCTTTGCAAAGCGCGCGCCGGTTCAAAAAGTATTTGCGTTGTCGAAAAATTTTCGGATATTTTACCGTTTGAAAATGCGGGAATTTATCACGGACTTTATTTCGTTCTCGGCGGTGTCCTTTCGCCACTTGATGGAATTGGGCCCGAGCATTTGCATATTCCGCAGTTAATTCAACGCATTCAAGATGAAAAAATTGAAGAAATTATTTTTGCGTTAGGATCTAGCCCCGAAGCGGATTCGACAATTCTTTTAATCGATAAATTACTCGCGCATCTTCCTGTAAAGCGCACAAGTCTTGCCCGCGGCATTCCGATGGGCAGCGAATTAGAATATATTGATGAAGTCACCGTCTTGCGTGCATTTGAATCGAGGACTGGAATATGA
- a CDS encoding addiction module antidote protein, whose product MKKKKVEITKLDVADLLQSEDDVRCFLQEALNENDAELWQKAIGYAARSAGMAKIADAAGLNRESLYKSLKEGAHPRFDTIMKVLNAMQLKLCIMPITKMNFS is encoded by the coding sequence ATGAAAAAGAAAAAAGTTGAGATTACAAAATTAGATGTTGCAGATCTTCTCCAATCAGAAGACGATGTTCGTTGTTTTCTGCAAGAAGCACTCAATGAAAACGATGCGGAATTGTGGCAAAAGGCAATAGGATATGCAGCTCGATCTGCGGGCATGGCAAAAATTGCAGATGCGGCAGGGCTCAACCGAGAAAGCCTTTACAAATCGCTTAAAGAAGGTGCCCACCCTCGTTTTGACACGATTATGAAAGTTCTTAACGCCATGCAATTAAAACTTTGTATAATGCCTATTACGAAGATGAACTTTTCCTAA
- the hisE gene encoding phosphoribosyl-ATP diphosphatase produces the protein MTFEEMYALACQRKKDMPEGKGTTELFKKGPHGIGKKLVEEAAESWMAARFESHDAQCLELSQVLYYVAVMMAEKGIKLEEVYAKL, from the coding sequence ATGACTTTTGAAGAAATGTACGCTCTTGCCTGCCAGCGCAAAAAGGATATGCCGGAAGGAAAGGGAACCACCGAACTTTTCAAGAAAGGTCCGCATGGAATCGGTAAAAAGCTTGTCGAAGAAGCTGCCGAATCTTGGATGGCGGCTCGGTTTGAATCGCACGATGCGCAGTGCTTAGAACTTTCGCAAGTGCTTTATTATGTCGCCGTGATGATGGCAGAAAAAGGAATTAAGCTCGAAGAGGTTTACGCGAAATTATGA
- a CDS encoding ABC transporter ATP-binding protein translates to MENQGEALRIENLRFRYPGDNDDVLRDLNLKLGRGETLCIAGASGQGKSLLLRIIAGLDVPNAGALYYFGEHLPKSQHTALEVAKRGVELIFQNGALISNLTVRNNIAMPLYYHHRGTDEEIESRVNMALDLMRVRSVQDKFPHLLSSGVAKRVAIARAWAMDPRLLLMDEPTAGLDNYNRNMLIPLIDNMQALFKTSLILVTHDLLISKELGADLCFLENKKLSERYKFEQWIRSDIPIAHEMFRNLRDFL, encoded by the coding sequence ATGGAAAATCAAGGCGAAGCGTTGCGCATTGAAAATTTGCGATTCCGTTATCCCGGCGATAACGATGATGTTTTGCGCGATTTGAATTTGAAATTAGGACGCGGTGAAACTCTTTGCATCGCAGGCGCATCGGGCCAAGGAAAAAGTTTGCTCCTTCGCATTATCGCAGGATTGGATGTGCCGAATGCGGGCGCACTTTATTATTTCGGAGAGCATCTCCCGAAGTCGCAGCATACAGCGCTCGAAGTAGCGAAGCGCGGCGTCGAACTCATCTTTCAAAATGGTGCGCTCATTTCGAATTTAACCGTGCGCAATAACATTGCAATGCCTTTATATTATCATCATCGCGGAACGGACGAAGAAATTGAAAGTCGTGTGAATATGGCTTTGGATTTGATGCGCGTCCGCAGCGTGCAAGATAAATTTCCGCATTTGCTGAGTTCGGGAGTTGCAAAACGTGTCGCAATTGCGCGGGCGTGGGCGATGGACCCGCGGCTTCTTTTAATGGATGAACCGACGGCAGGTCTCGATAATTATAACCGCAACATGCTGATTCCTTTGATCGATAATATGCAAGCGCTTTTTAAAACGTCGCTGATTTTGGTCACTCACGATTTGTTAATTTCCAAAGAGCTCGGCGCCGATCTTTGCTTCTTAGAAAACAAGAAACTTTCCGAGCGTTATAAATTTGAACAATGGATTCGTTCGGATATTCCGATTGCGCACGAAATGTTCCGCAATTTGCGCGATTTTTTGTAA